Proteins from one Triticum aestivum cultivar Chinese Spring chromosome 7A, IWGSC CS RefSeq v2.1, whole genome shotgun sequence genomic window:
- the LOC123147271 gene encoding protein LATE ELONGATED HYPOCOTYL isoform X2 — MEINSSGEETVIKVRKPYTITKQRERWTEAEHKRFLEALKLYGRAWQRIEEHVGTKTAVQIRSHAQKFFTKLEKEAINNGTSPGQAHDIDIPPPRPKRKPNCPYPRKGCLSSETPTREVPKSSVSLSNSNAEMASNGTLQLTCIRKLQRKELSENGSCSEVINIFREAPSASFSSSNKSSSNHGVSGGIEPTKTENKDIATMERKSTSIDVGKDVKDINDQEMERNNRVHISSNYDGSHEDCLDNSMKHMQLKPNTVETTYTGQHAASAPLYQMNKTGATGAPDPGTEGSHPDQTSDRVGGANGSMDCIHPTLPVDPKIGSSSTAQSFPHNYAGFAPTMQCHCNQDAYRSSLNMSSTFSNMLVSTLLSNPTVHAAARLAASYWPAADSNIPVGPNQEVFAENAQGRHIGSPPSMASVVAATVAAASAWWATQGLLPLFAPPMAFPFVPVPTASFPTTDVQRATENCPVDNAPKECQVAQEQGQPEAMIVVASSGSDKSGKGEVSPHTELNISPADKVETTPPTGAETSDAFGNKKKQDRSSCGSNTPSSSDVEAEHVPENQDQANDKTQQACCSNSSAGDMNHRRVVWLSINCSVEESFPKAFLLHKQKD, encoded by the exons ATGGAGATAAATTCTTCGGGTGAGGAAACGGTGATAAAG GTACGAAAGCCGTACACAATAACAAAGCAGCGGGAGCGGTGGACCGAGGCAGAGCACAAACGGTTCCTTGAAGCCCTCAAACTGTATGGCAGAGCTTGGCAGCGCATAGAAG AGCATGTCGGGACAAAGACGGCCGTGCAAATCAGAAGCCATGCTCAGAAGTTCTTCACCAAG TTGGAAAAGGAAGCTATCAATAATGGTACTTCTCCGGGACAAGCTCATGATATAGACATACCTCCACCACGGCCTAAAAGAAAACCTAACTGTCCATATCCTCGAAAAGGTTGTCTCAGTTCTGAAACACCCACCAGAGAAGTTCCAAAATCAAGTGTAAGCTTGAGCAATAGCAATGCAGAAATGGCGAGCAATGGAACTCTTCAG CTCACCTGCATTCGGAAACTTCAAAGGAAGGAGTTGTCTGAAAACGGCAGTTGCTCAGAAGTTATTAATATCTTTCGAGAAGCACCATCTGCCTCATTTTCTTCCTCTAATAAGAGCTCTTCAAATCATGGTGTCTCTGGGGGAATTGAACCGactaaaacagaaaacaaagataTTGCAACCATGGAAAGGAAATCTACTTCCATTGATGTGGGGAAGGATGTAAAAGATATTAATGAccaggaaatggagaggaacaacaGAGTCCACATCAGTTCTAATTATGACGGTTCTCATGAAGATTGTTTGGATAACTCAATGAAACACATGCAATTGAAGCCAAATACTGTGGAGACAACATACACGGGTCAACATGCTGCAAGTGCCCCACTCTACCAAATGAATAAGACTGGGGCAACTGGCGCTCCAGACCCTGGAACTGAAGGAAGTCATCCTGATCAAACAAGTGATCGAGTGGGAGGAGCTAATGGAAGCATGGACTGCATCCATCCAACACTTCCGGTGGATCCAAAAATTGGCAGCAGCTCCACAGCACAGTCCTTTCCCCACAACTATGCAGGCTTTGCACCAACGATGCAATGCCATTGCAACCAAGATGCCTACAGGTCTTCTCTTAATATGTCATCCACCTTCTCTAACATGCTCGTTTCCACGTTGTTATCAAACCCCACAGTACATGCAGCCGCAAGGCTTGCAGCATCATACTGGCCAGCAGCAGACAGCAACATTCCTGTTGGTCCAAATCAAGAAGTTTTTGCTGAGAATGCTCAAGGAAGACATATTGGTTCTCCTCCAAGCATGGCTTCTGTGGTAGCAGCTACAGTTGCTGCGGCTTCGGCATGGTGGGCAACACAAGGTCTTCTCCCTCTTTTTGCTCCCCCCATGGCTTTTCCATTTGTCCCAGTTCCTACTGCTTCCTTTCCCACAACGGATGTTCAGCGAGCTACAGAGAACTGCCCAGTGGACAACGCACCGAAGGAATGCCAAGTAGCTCAGGAGCAAGGTCAACCTGAAGCTATGATAGTTGTAGCGTCTTCTGGATCCGACAAGAGTGGAAAAGGAGAGGTGTCTCCCCACACCGAGTTAAATATATCTCCAGCTGATAAAGTTGAGACAACACCTCCCACAGGAGCTGAAACAAGTGATGCTTTCGGCAACAAGAAGAAGCAGGATCGCTCTTCATGTGGTTCCAACACGCCATCAAGTAGTGATGTAGAGGCAGAACATGTTCCTGAGAACCAAGATCAAGCCAACGACAAGACACAGCAAGCATGTTGCAGTAATTCTTCAGCTGGTGACATGAACCACCGCAG GGTCGTATGGCTTTCGATAAACTGTTCAGTAGAGGAAAGCTTCCCCAAAGCTTTTCTCCTCCACAAGCAGAAGGATTGA